The genomic segment GGTGTTTTTGGTATCATAAATATACATGCCTTGTGCCCTACCGACTGGCGGTGAATGAAGATTGTTGTCAAGGGTAATGGGATCATCAAAAACTGCAATGTTGCCAAAATGGAACTGGCTTGCTAAGATGGTTAAGTTGGCGCCTTCCGGCGCCGCCACAATCGCTGAGGTTGCATTGGCAGCGTTCTGGCCATTGTAAATAATGTCATGAAAGTATAGGACTAATTCCTTGCACGGTTTGTACTGCTTCTTCTTCCCCGGATGGGCTGAAGACGCAACAAGAAACGTAAAGAAACAGAGAAGAATACAGGTTGCTCTCATTTTTTTCCCTGGTGAAGATAGTCGTGggagaaatgaagaaagatgagCAAAAACAAGATTTAGACGAATGAGCTAGTGCTGAAGCTAAAGCTAGAACTTGTGACTTGTGAGTAATTACCTCTCTACTCCTCCTTATATAATGACCACATTTTGGATCTAATGTGGAATCtcatcgattaaaaaaaaaggctgaaaaaatttcaacaaatcTTGTTAATAAATGGTCCgtggatttctttttctttttttttttaattctgaatTGGGTTTGTCTTCACTCTTCACAGAACTGCTTAACTGGCTACCTACTACACacccttttcattaatttttcttttcaagtttgtTTCCTCTGGCGACTTATATTTCACTTCCAAATAGTATCATGGATACTGCCAGAATGCACCTGAAGGCTGTAAAGCGTTATTCCCTCTGCGCCTATGTTATTCGACTAGCAAATGCCAAAGTCACCGATGATtcgaatcaatttaatttaaaattttaatttattaaattaaattttaagttataatttatattattttttaatatattaattcaacccaaaaaaatttaagttaaattgattctttgacatggtgTCAGCGTTTTGATGATCAAacagtcacgagttcgaatctcattatttctatttatttgataaaaattaaacacaaaataatacgAGTCTAtgcaaatttcaagtttaaagagCTTTTACTTGGaagaatatattagaaaattatataaattatattttaaaatctcatttaactgcttaaattattgaattgagatgaatatttgataaaaaattatacaactTTGATAATATTTGTCTGCAAGAGTACAAATTCAATAAGCCTGACAGAAAAAATCAAAGGGTATGCCTAAGATGAAATTGACATGTTAAATCGTAAATTGTATTGAATTTAGGATTTTCTCAGTTCAAAAGGAGAGGGGTGGCTATCCAACTCGAAGCTCAAGGACTCAAATGAGTACTCTCTGTACGTAGTTCATTAATTTTGAGAATCTCAGACTCAAAATAGCTTGGTTGGACTCGGAGTAGAAAGTGGATTGCCTGTTTTGTGATTTTCAGTTCTTGACAAATTAaacgtaaaaagaaaaaagaaaaggaaaagcatcAGAGGGACTTGGCTTGGAATCTTTGAGCGTGCTAAAAGACATGCGCCACTTGTTCCCCTGTTCCTCTCCTACTGAACAGGCTAAAGTGGACAGATCATCTGGGTGGTAGAAAATCCTTCTCCAGCTAATTAAATCCGTAGAAGAGCCATCTATCTCTCTAGGACTGATAagcaagtttatttatttactgaTAATAATCAATTGAGATATAATTTAGTACAGAGTAATCTAGAGAAAGTATTACTATTAGATTGTCATCGAGCAAATACGATGGGCAAAATAAACGAATCAATGACTTTCATTGCttataataaagaaacaaaaaaaaaatcaatggggTTTTCACTCTTAATGTAAagagagaaataataaaaaaaatattaatttgacttTTTAATGATTGTTTTACGTGCTCGAAGAAGCATAGGTCTAGGCTGGCTGCCATGGTTGGAGCGGAAGTGTTGGATTTTTCCGTGCTTTTGACTTGGAGTGATCGGGAGTGTGAGTGTATTcgacattattttaaaatattttttaaaagtatatttatttgaaaagaatattaaatttataaaaaaaatattcagaagtGTCACGATATCGCATCGATTCCCAAAGGGGCAGGCCCTTGGAAAAAAGGCCATCATCACCACCTGCTTTTACTTATTTAGTCATTAGACAATAAACATTAGctgataaaaaaagtaaaaagaaggGAAACATTACTTATCCACCGATTCTTAATTTGGTGCCTACATTCAAATATTTTCACTTACATCCCCTAAAGTATCATATATTTCTCAAGTGACTTCTTTCCATTCCATGCCCGCTGAGTCTGTATTTGAAAGTgtgattgttattattttttaaaatattttttattataaaaaatatcaaaataatatttttttattttaaaaaaattatttttaatatcaacgcatcacaataattaaaaaatattaaaaaaatattaatttaaaacaaagaaaaaaataaaaaatttcaattagggATGGAGATGCTAAAAGTAATTTAGACattaaaaaaggtttttatgGCTAGAGTCTGTTCAGCCAATTCAATCCGTATAGCTTGATAATAAACTCAGCGTCCAAGACATGACCGCAtattcttgaataaaaaataacatctgaCGGTGGATATTGTACAGGAAAACGCACTTGTCGTGGCCCCACGTGTGACTCTTTTATCAACCCTAATGTATATTCTAATCAATTCTGGTGGATGATTGGTTGGGTTggtgttgatttttattatttaagtgGTTTTTATGGATTAAGAGAAAATTGAACaatttgtttggtcatggtAAGTGATATCTTCGCATGACTTACTCTTTAttacattatattatatataaaattaaaaaattatttcacgaGCCATACTAGTTATCACTGGAAAAGATAGGGTTAgataacatttttatattttcattagtATGATTACTTCATTATCattgaaagacaaaaaatagcaataaactTGGGTCAATGAGCCTTTTTCTTTGACttattttttacacaattaagttactttattattttttgaaataaaaaaaatatttttaacttatgaATTCTTTTGTCTTTTATATTTAGCTATTTGGTAGTGTTGAGTTATCATTAAGTGTATTAagataatttgataaataaataaaaaataaaaacaatgaatgAACAATAATTCTTGCCTTTAGAAGATACGTGTCATCCAATGGCCAAAACCCACCTTTCAAAGCAACGATCAAAGAGTCTCGACGCCCCCACCACTTAAAAGCAGTGCATGTTGTATAATTGTGACCAATTTTTGGTACAtgtggattgatttttttttcctctttcctaCTTGATTTTCATATTAGCATTCCAAACAATCAAACCAGCCCCTCATGTTATTATCTTTaagatttgatccttattctcttgaatatgttttttttattaagaataattaatgaaattaaatattttttcaatttcattccctatagaatttttttcatctttcaaatttaattctcattcttttgattagtattttttttatttaaaatgatttttgaatttttttacactttaatccttgctatttttttcctatcaaatataacatttattttattgctattttttaccTTGCAAGATTCtttagactaattttttttattgtttcatccTACAATATTTAATTAGCCAAACCTAGCTTTCAAGGGTATTAAAAGTCTTTTTACATGGTCCatttgtttttgtcaaattgaccaaggaaaaatatattttgtccCATTTTAATTGTATAGTAAAACAACCACAATATACttagaagcaaaaaaattaaacctggCATCAaggggtatttttgtatttttattgtcataacctaatttttgacccttttaataatgataaaaaaataatgatgatgaaaaataagtaaaatgaaataaatgaataatgaattaaaatttgggttaagggtaacatgattggaagtttttagatttaattaaactttggaattaatctaattaatccaatcaaagatttaattggagaattgataagttttgagaattaattgagcttgaaattaatttaattaatccaatcaagagtttaattggaaaattgataagttttgagactaaATTAagcttagaattaatttaattaatcaaataaaggatttaattggataattgataagttttgagacttaattgagtttgaaattaatttaattaatgaaatcaaggacttaattaaagaaatatcaaagtttggggtttaattggggtccaaattacacaaattaaaatccaaggactagCTTGAAAATGGCGCCAAAATTCAGGGGTTCAATTCCAATTTAACTAGGGGCTTAGTTGCAAAACTTTCAAACATTCAAGGGTCAAAATGCAAATGGCCATTTCACATCTCAGAACGGCGCCGTTTCAAgggacactgttcatcttcttcaaacaAGAAACGGACACCGCACGATCCTCATTCCCTCGTTACTTCTGCAAACGGTCGGTCACCTCATTATTTGGAGGTGACCGCATGGCATTCTCTGGctctataaaagccagagaaaggccatgcacgcaaagaaaaaaaaagagggcagAACCGAGCGAAAAAAAGAGGAGAGGGGGCATAACCGAAAAGCCACTGGTGATCACAGAACCTGGGGAGACAAAAAAAAGAGCCACGAACTGCAGAGAACAAAGAACGCAAGAATCGAAGAGAGAACCGAGAAACCAGAAGAGAAAAGCAGAACTGGAGGAGAAGACAGACGCAAACCAGCCGAACAGAGAAAAACAGGGGAAGCACACAGGGggatgaagaaaaaatgaagactGGGAACTAACacagaaaaacagaggaaaaatgAAACCCACGGacgaagaacaaagaaaaaacagatacagagagagagagggagagaatcctGAGAGCAGAAGAAAGCAAGAGATAAAGCGGAAGAAGGGAGAGGACGTTGCTCGGCCAGGTCGTCACCAGAATTTCCATCTTCGGTCTTCAAGGTGCAGGTCAGTAGCACAGAGGACGTTGCTCGGCCAGATCGTCACCAGATTTATCATCTTCGATCTTCAAGGTCCAGGTCAGTAGCACTCTTCTTCCCTCATCTTTCCTTTTAAATTACACTAGCACTGTTGCCAGCATGCATGAGTAATTCACGCATGCTAGGCAACAGTGTCCGGGCTGGCTTGGTCCAGCCCAGTCTCCAATGGGCTGGTCCAGCccaccctaaaaaaataaaaataaataaaaaaacagaaaagtagaaaaataaaaaatgtgtatgcataaataaaaataataaaaatttattggtttattcattgacgtcagagtcaggaataaaaataccagtttaaatttatattatttttatttattgtattttattttatttagctataaaataaaaaaatatatgttcatgagtaaaaatataatttttttatgtaaatattcactggcgccagagtcaggaatactATAAGTAAATTATCacagcataaactaataaatatttagcaatttaagacaaaaccaacaacgCAGTttgcctcaggcagaacgtttaaggggtgataatatcttcctttTTACATAACCAAtcccgaaccatagaatctctgatgACCAGTTAGGATTCCTAATCACCATAATACTAgttggcgactccttaaacaacaCATTTTCctctaaaagaacaagatgtcagatatttattctttttccacAATTCAAGGATTATTTTTGTGGGCCGCCATGATGTCGGGTGTGacatttataatgtttttttgttattataatttaagctGAGGAagaatttggtatttttaaaaatataaaaaataataaagaattaaaatgcataatgaaatgataaaaatacctttagaataaaaatattctaaacctttaaataaaaagcatttttggcttttaaaattaaaattaagattggTATTTTGgcttttaaattgataaaatacctttagaataaaaaaattccaaacctTTAAATAAAAACGTGAgcataaaacatgttttttttaataaaaatctttttggttaaaacgatgttattttgatctttttaaaaaattaaattaatccaaGTTGATCCTCCCAACTAACGACCTTAGCTTTGCCTCGGGTTGGGTTTTAATAAttactaataaatatttttatctttacatgctttaattaaaagattttgaaatcaagattttttttatagagatattataaaataataaatattgtctttaaaaacatgttatttttgtatcacctgttttaaaagtataaaaaatcattctaatATTATCTTagtaacaaatttatttttgtatctctatttttatccttatttttttaattaaatatatttttgtcccTACTATTTCTGTTTATTCTATCTTGAATTAATAATCAAATCATATCTAAGAGCATGTTTTGAAAACGGTTAATAAAATGGCAAAGGGATAAACAACAATTCAATATTCTCATTCAATAAAagatatatgtgtgtgtgtgtttctttCTGATTATATATGAAGCTCTAACAAAAGGGGAGTAATGGTCTgatatgattaattttataagctATGTATTATAAGATATCTGTgcatattttgataattttgtaaATAAGTCAATTTATTATATTCACATTGCACCTCCTTGTC from the Populus nigra chromosome 1, ddPopNigr1.1, whole genome shotgun sequence genome contains:
- the LOC133680505 gene encoding disease resistance response protein 206-like — its product is MRATCILLCFFTFLVASSAHPGKKKQYKPCKELVLYFHDIIYNGQNAANATSAIVAAPEGANLTILASQFHFGNIAVFDDPITLDNNLHSPPVGRAQGMYIYDTKNTFTAWLGFSFVLNSTDHHGTINFIGADPIMVKTRDISVVGGTGDFFMHRGIATIATDAFEGEVYFRLRVDIKFYECW